A window of the Streptomyces albireticuli genome harbors these coding sequences:
- a CDS encoding DUF6278 family protein, producing the protein MNIPFLDSWRKRHGPAHGVALADGADRDPEGLAELLSECELLRDQAQSAGVALDDTPASLEALDQLQPRWREDPELLPWLGNDAGLYLGTVVVRTVAGAGWWIWPNGQPVVRLANGREIDVVESGQAWAADGAPELSQLYAELAES; encoded by the coding sequence ATGAACATTCCCTTCTTGGACAGTTGGCGCAAGCGGCACGGCCCTGCGCACGGGGTGGCGCTGGCGGACGGGGCCGACCGGGATCCGGAGGGGCTGGCCGAGCTGCTCTCGGAGTGCGAACTGCTGCGCGACCAGGCGCAGTCGGCGGGCGTAGCGCTCGACGACACGCCGGCGTCCCTGGAGGCCCTCGACCAGCTCCAGCCCCGCTGGCGGGAGGACCCCGAGCTGCTGCCCTGGCTCGGCAACGACGCGGGCCTGTACCTGGGCACGGTCGTGGTCCGTACGGTCGCGGGCGCGGGCTGGTGGATCTGGCCCAACGGCCAGCCGGTGGTGCGGCTCGCCAACGGGCGGGAGATCGACGTGGTCGAATCGGGGCAGGCCTGGGCGGCCGACGGCGCGCCGGAGCTCTCCCAGCTGTACGCGGAGCTCGCGGAGAGCTGA
- a CDS encoding alpha/beta fold hydrolase — protein MSEPTPNTLQYRFDGPEDAPVLILGPALGTTWHMWDRQIPELTRHWRVLRFDLPGHGGAPAEPAPAVGELTDRLLATLDGLGVERFGYAGCSLGGAVGADLALRHPHRLASLALVATSARFGTPESWRQRGAGVRADGLDPVARATPEQWFTQNFAGAQPAIVDWAVQMVSTTDPGCYVAACDALAAFDAREGLARIGVPTLVLVGAEDQVTPPADARVLVASIHDARLAVVPGASHLAPVEQPGAVTDLLVRHFTSAWQLATPQAAPAGGAADARPAPAAPPAASGPAAPFVPGGPGVPGGMFTQPSPPAGPSPYATGPAGPQAQAPAPAPAATPATPLSFPGFGPPPTVDLEPAPTTDAYDEGARVRREVLGDGPAATADAATGDFHDVVTRYAWGGVWARPGLDRRSRSLVTLTALTAGGHLDDLAAHTRAALRNGLTPEEIEETLLHTAVYCGVPAASAAFSVARRVISEESGPGAAGA, from the coding sequence GTGAGTGAGCCTACGCCGAACACCCTCCAATACCGCTTCGACGGGCCGGAAGACGCCCCGGTCCTGATCCTGGGCCCGGCCCTCGGTACCACCTGGCACATGTGGGACCGGCAGATACCGGAGCTCACCCGCCACTGGCGCGTGCTCCGCTTCGACCTCCCCGGTCACGGCGGCGCGCCCGCCGAGCCCGCCCCGGCGGTCGGGGAGCTGACCGACCGGCTCCTCGCCACCCTCGACGGACTCGGCGTCGAGCGCTTCGGCTACGCGGGCTGCTCACTCGGCGGCGCGGTCGGCGCCGACCTCGCCCTGCGCCACCCGCACCGGCTCGCCTCGCTGGCGCTCGTCGCCACCTCCGCACGGTTCGGCACCCCGGAGTCCTGGCGGCAGCGCGGCGCCGGGGTCCGTGCCGACGGCCTCGACCCCGTCGCCCGGGCCACGCCCGAGCAGTGGTTCACCCAGAACTTCGCGGGCGCCCAGCCGGCCATCGTCGACTGGGCCGTGCAGATGGTCAGCACCACCGACCCGGGCTGCTACGTCGCCGCGTGCGACGCCCTCGCCGCCTTCGACGCCCGGGAAGGGCTGGCCCGGATCGGCGTGCCCACGCTCGTGCTCGTCGGCGCCGAGGACCAGGTGACACCGCCCGCCGACGCCCGTGTCCTGGTCGCCTCGATCCACGACGCGCGGCTCGCCGTCGTCCCCGGGGCCTCGCACCTCGCGCCGGTCGAGCAGCCCGGCGCCGTCACCGACCTGCTCGTACGCCACTTCACCTCGGCCTGGCAGCTCGCCACCCCGCAGGCGGCGCCGGCGGGCGGCGCGGCCGATGCCCGCCCGGCGCCCGCGGCCCCGCCCGCCGCCTCGGGCCCGGCGGCCCCCTTCGTCCCCGGCGGTCCCGGCGTTCCCGGGGGGATGTTCACCCAGCCCTCGCCGCCCGCCGGCCCCAGCCCGTACGCGACGGGCCCGGCCGGCCCGCAGGCGCAGGCACCCGCCCCGGCCCCCGCCGCCACTCCCGCCACCCCCCTGTCGTTCCCCGGCTTCGGCCCGCCTCCCACCGTCGACCTCGAACCCGCGCCCACCACCGACGCCTACGACGAGGGCGCGCGCGTCCGCCGCGAGGTGCTCGGCGACGGCCCCGCGGCGACCGCCGACGCCGCCACCGGCGACTTCCACGACGTCGTCACCCGCTACGCCTGGGGTGGTGTCTGGGCGCGCCCCGGCCTCGACCGCCGCAGCCGCTCGCTCGTCACCCTGACCGCCCTCACCGCCGGCGGCCACCTCGACGACCTGGCCGCGCACACCCGTGCCGCGCTGCGCAACGGCCTCACCCCCGAGGAGATCGAGGAAACGTTGCTGCACACCGCCGTCTACTGCGGTGTCCCGGCCGCCAGCGCCGCCTTCTCGGTCGCGCGGCGCGTCATCTCCGAGGAGAGCGGACCGGGCGCGGCCGGCGCGTAG
- a CDS encoding exodeoxyribonuclease III, whose product MRIATWNVNSITARLPRLLAWLESSGTDVLCIQETKCAEDAFPFEALRELGYESAVNATGRWNGVALVSRVGLDDVVKGLPGGPDYEDGQEPRAISATCGGVRLWSVYVPNGREVGHDHYTYKLRWLEALRDAVGADAEGERPFAVLGDYNIAPTDEDVFDPAVFEGATHVTPAERAALAALRDIGLSDVVPRPLKYDRPYTYWDYRQLCFPKNKGMRIDLVYGNTPFAKAKRDAFVDREERKGKGASDHAPVVVDLDV is encoded by the coding sequence ATGCGCATCGCCACCTGGAACGTGAACTCGATCACCGCACGCCTCCCGAGGCTGCTGGCCTGGCTGGAGAGCAGCGGCACCGACGTGCTGTGCATACAGGAGACGAAGTGCGCCGAGGACGCCTTCCCGTTCGAGGCCCTGCGTGAGCTCGGCTACGAGTCGGCGGTCAACGCCACCGGCCGGTGGAACGGCGTCGCGCTGGTCTCCCGCGTCGGCCTGGACGACGTGGTCAAGGGCCTGCCCGGCGGGCCCGACTACGAGGACGGCCAGGAGCCCCGCGCGATCTCGGCCACGTGCGGCGGCGTCCGCCTCTGGTCGGTCTACGTGCCCAACGGCCGGGAGGTCGGCCACGACCACTACACCTACAAGCTCCGCTGGCTGGAGGCGCTGCGCGACGCCGTCGGCGCCGACGCCGAGGGGGAGCGGCCCTTCGCCGTCCTGGGTGACTACAACATCGCCCCGACCGACGAGGACGTCTTCGACCCGGCCGTCTTCGAGGGCGCCACGCACGTCACCCCGGCCGAGCGCGCCGCCCTCGCGGCCCTGCGCGACATCGGCCTGTCCGACGTCGTGCCCCGCCCCCTGAAGTACGACCGCCCGTACACCTACTGGGACTACCGCCAGCTGTGCTTCCCGAAGAACAAGGGCATGCGCATCGACCTGGTCTACGGCAACACCCCCTTCGCCAAGGCGAAGCGGGACGCCTTCGTGGACCGTGAGGAGCGCAAGGGCAAGGGCGCCTCGGACCACGCCCCGGTCGTCGTCGACCTGGACGTCTGA
- a CDS encoding flavin reductase family protein: MPFAPAEFTRAMARVPGPVTVATTVDAAGQRWGFTASSFSSLSLSPPLVLICLDKAASTHEAFATTDRFMINILRGEQSEIALRFAKSGVDRFADGDAVPLELGLPGIPEALVRVACSLQQVVDGGDHSILIGRVEATYTGDGAPLIYCDRGFQRLAE; encoded by the coding sequence ATGCCCTTCGCACCCGCAGAGTTCACCCGGGCCATGGCGCGTGTCCCCGGTCCGGTCACGGTGGCCACCACGGTCGACGCCGCCGGACAGCGCTGGGGCTTCACGGCGAGCTCGTTCAGCTCACTGTCCCTGAGCCCGCCTCTGGTGCTGATCTGCCTGGACAAGGCGGCCAGTACCCATGAGGCCTTCGCCACCACCGACCGCTTCATGATCAACATTCTGCGCGGGGAACAGTCGGAAATCGCCCTGCGCTTCGCCAAGTCAGGAGTGGACCGGTTCGCCGACGGCGACGCCGTTCCGCTGGAACTCGGACTGCCCGGCATACCCGAGGCCCTGGTCCGGGTGGCCTGTTCACTGCAACAGGTCGTCGACGGCGGCGACCACTCCATCCTCATCGGACGCGTCGAGGCGACGTACACCGGCGACGGCGCACCGCTCATCTACTGCGACCGCGGCTTCCAACGCCTGGCCGAGTGA
- a CDS encoding amino acid ABC transporter ATP-binding protein produces the protein MAVDPLIELRDVNKHYGKLHVLQDIDLTVGRGEVVVVIGPSGSGKSTLCRAINRLEPVESGTITLDGQPLPEEGKALARLRAEVGMVFQSFNLFAHKTVLANVSLAQVKVRKRGREEADKRSRELLERVGLLAQAEKYPAQLSGGQQQRVAIARALAMDPKVMLFDEPTSALDPEMINEVLEVMQQLARDGMTMVVVTHEMGFARSAANRVVFMADGRIVEDRPPEEFFTAPESDRAKDFLSKILKH, from the coding sequence ATGGCCGTCGATCCTCTGATCGAACTGCGTGATGTCAATAAGCACTACGGAAAGCTGCATGTCCTCCAGGACATCGACCTGACCGTCGGCCGCGGGGAAGTCGTGGTGGTCATCGGCCCTTCGGGCTCCGGGAAGTCCACCCTGTGCCGGGCCATCAACCGGCTCGAACCCGTGGAGTCGGGCACCATCACCCTCGACGGCCAGCCGCTGCCCGAGGAGGGCAAGGCGCTGGCCAGGCTGCGGGCCGAGGTGGGCATGGTCTTCCAGTCCTTCAACCTCTTCGCCCACAAGACCGTGCTGGCCAATGTCTCGCTGGCGCAGGTCAAGGTCCGCAAGCGCGGCCGGGAGGAGGCCGACAAGCGCTCGCGGGAACTCCTCGAACGGGTGGGTCTGCTGGCCCAGGCGGAGAAGTACCCGGCGCAGTTGTCGGGTGGTCAGCAGCAGCGGGTGGCGATCGCGCGGGCGCTGGCCATGGATCCGAAGGTGATGCTGTTCGACGAGCCGACGTCGGCGCTGGACCCGGAGATGATCAATGAGGTGCTGGAGGTCATGCAGCAGCTCGCCCGGGACGGGATGACGATGGTCGTCGTCACCCATGAGATGGGCTTCGCGCGCTCCGCCGCGAACCGGGTGGTCTTCATGGCCGACGGTCGCATCGTCGAGGACCGCCCTCCGGAGGAGTTCTTCACCGCTCCCGAGAGCGACCGCGCCAAGGACTTCCTCTCCAAGATCCTCAAGCACTGA
- a CDS encoding acyl-CoA dehydrogenase family protein has protein sequence MTPENPGTASAKASVLAVVKNLADGAIARDLTRELPREQVRAVVEAGFSRLRIPKELGGDGLTIPEWGDVLIELAAADSNIPQIFRGHIAFVEDIVHRPDDDYRKLWLGRLLDGEMVGNAWAEAGPTAMGQKNTLFTWKDDELTVSGQKHYTTGSIFADWADVSGIHQEQSVAGFVSIHQTGVTVQDNWDGFGQRTTGTGTLFLDEARVDPRDVAPLGDRIRYQAALYQWILLVVQAGIAVAVERDITEAVRTRSRNYSHSSADLAKDDPNIQSIVGEISSIAYTARALTRGVAEALQRASETGVAGRDSEEDREANLVAEIRSEQAQVMLSELVPRSATLLFNALGASAASVGRGLDRHWRNSRTVASHNPVIFKQRAIGDWLLNGTPPPVDWNVGTPPTTKTATTDPERP, from the coding sequence ATGACACCCGAGAACCCGGGCACCGCATCGGCCAAGGCGAGTGTGCTGGCGGTGGTGAAGAACCTGGCCGACGGCGCGATTGCGCGTGATCTTACCCGGGAGCTGCCGCGGGAGCAGGTGCGTGCTGTAGTCGAAGCAGGCTTCAGCCGGCTGCGTATACCGAAGGAACTGGGCGGTGACGGACTCACGATTCCCGAGTGGGGAGACGTCCTCATCGAGCTGGCCGCGGCCGATTCCAACATTCCGCAGATCTTTCGGGGCCACATCGCGTTCGTCGAGGACATCGTGCACCGGCCCGACGACGACTATCGCAAGCTGTGGCTGGGCCGGCTCCTTGACGGGGAGATGGTGGGCAACGCCTGGGCAGAGGCGGGTCCGACCGCGATGGGGCAGAAGAACACGCTCTTCACCTGGAAGGACGATGAGCTGACGGTCTCCGGTCAGAAGCATTACACGACCGGCTCCATCTTCGCGGACTGGGCGGATGTGTCAGGAATCCACCAGGAGCAGAGTGTGGCTGGATTCGTCTCGATACATCAGACGGGCGTCACGGTTCAGGACAACTGGGACGGGTTCGGCCAGCGCACCACGGGCACGGGCACGTTGTTCCTTGACGAGGCGCGTGTCGACCCCCGCGATGTCGCGCCCCTCGGGGATCGCATCCGCTATCAAGCGGCGCTCTACCAGTGGATATTGCTCGTCGTGCAGGCGGGCATCGCGGTTGCCGTTGAGCGGGACATCACAGAAGCGGTGCGGACTCGCAGTCGTAACTATTCGCACAGCTCCGCTGATCTCGCCAAGGACGACCCGAACATCCAGTCGATCGTGGGGGAGATCTCCTCCATAGCCTATACGGCGCGAGCTCTGACCCGAGGCGTGGCGGAGGCCTTGCAGCGGGCCTCGGAGACGGGCGTTGCCGGGCGCGATTCGGAGGAGGACCGCGAGGCGAATCTCGTGGCCGAGATCCGCTCCGAGCAGGCGCAGGTGATGCTTTCCGAGTTGGTACCGCGCTCGGCGACCTTGCTGTTCAACGCGCTCGGTGCCTCGGCGGCGAGTGTCGGTCGCGGTCTCGACCGGCACTGGCGCAACTCAAGGACGGTCGCCAGCCACAACCCTGTGATATTCAAGCAGCGGGCCATCGGGGACTGGCTTCTCAACGGTACTCCGCCGCCCGTCGACTGGAATGTGGGAACCCCGCCCACGACGAAGACGGCGACCACTGATCCGGAACGCCCGTGA
- a CDS encoding glutamate ABC transporter substrate-binding protein, producing the protein MRRTDPFRTLRPRRAPGAPVLPRAARPRRVHRRAAALALTGLTVLAAACGRAGSPPVKGPQPDQLPVYRVATDFRLTDSPTWRAAKSRGHLVVGAKEDQPYLGEKDPASGVYSGFDIEIARMMSASLGFAPKTIAFRTIASANRETALQNGQIDYYVGTYTINDLRKRQVGFAGPYYIAGQSLLVRTDETDIHGPQDLAGKKVCSAAGSTPLQRIQRDYPKAIAVAYDTYSICVDNLLSFQVDAVTTDDTILMGFAAKAPDELRIAGKPFSKEPYGIGVPRGDNALRFALDDAVEAHEKNGDWKKAYDATLGLSGVPAPQPPPVDRYPAS; encoded by the coding sequence ATGAGGCGGACCGATCCCTTCCGCACCCTCCGGCCGCGCCGTGCCCCCGGGGCCCCGGTGCTCCCGCGCGCCGCCCGGCCGCGCCGCGTCCACCGCCGTGCCGCCGCCCTGGCCCTGACCGGCCTCACCGTGCTCGCCGCCGCCTGCGGCAGGGCGGGCAGCCCGCCCGTCAAGGGTCCCCAGCCCGACCAACTGCCCGTCTACCGGGTCGCCACCGACTTCCGGCTGACCGACTCGCCCACCTGGCGGGCGGCCAAGAGCCGCGGCCACCTCGTCGTGGGCGCCAAGGAGGACCAGCCCTACCTCGGCGAGAAGGACCCCGCCAGCGGCGTCTACTCCGGCTTCGACATCGAGATCGCCCGGATGATGTCCGCCTCCCTCGGCTTCGCCCCCAAGACGATCGCCTTCCGCACCATCGCCTCGGCCAACCGCGAGACCGCCCTCCAGAACGGCCAGATCGACTACTACGTCGGCACCTACACCATCAACGACCTCCGCAAGCGGCAGGTCGGCTTCGCCGGCCCCTACTACATCGCCGGCCAGTCCCTGCTCGTCCGCACCGACGAGACGGACATCCACGGCCCCCAGGACCTGGCCGGCAAGAAGGTCTGCTCCGCGGCCGGCTCCACCCCGCTCCAGCGCATCCAGCGCGACTACCCCAAGGCGATCGCCGTCGCCTACGACACGTACTCCATCTGCGTGGACAACCTCCTCAGCTTCCAGGTGGACGCCGTCACCACCGACGACACCATCCTCATGGGCTTCGCCGCCAAGGCGCCCGACGAGCTGAGGATCGCCGGAAAGCCCTTCTCCAAGGAGCCCTACGGCATCGGCGTCCCCCGCGGCGACAACGCCCTGCGCTTCGCCCTCGACGACGCCGTCGAGGCGCACGAGAAGAACGGCGACTGGAAGAAGGCCTACGACGCCACCCTCGGCCTGTCCGGGGTGCCCGCGCCCCAGCCGCCGCCCGTCGACCGCTACCCGGCCAGCTGA
- a CDS encoding MBL fold metallo-hydrolase: protein MKLTKQSHACVRLEKDGRTLVIDPGAFSEEDAALGADAVLVTHEHPDHFDIGRLRAALDANPAAELWTLRSVAEQVSAAFPGRVHTVGEGDTFTAAGFDVQVHGQLHAVIHPDIPRITNVGYLVDGTVFHPGDALTLPGQPVDTLMVPVMAPWNKVGEIIDYLREVRPRRAIDIHDALLTDLARPVYDRMLGPAGPGVGTDHARLAPGETVEL from the coding sequence ATGAAGCTGACCAAGCAGAGCCACGCGTGCGTCCGCCTGGAGAAGGACGGCCGTACGCTCGTCATCGACCCCGGCGCCTTCAGCGAGGAGGACGCCGCCCTCGGCGCGGACGCCGTGCTGGTCACCCATGAACACCCCGACCACTTCGACATCGGCCGGCTGCGGGCGGCCCTGGACGCGAATCCGGCCGCCGAGCTGTGGACCCTGCGCAGCGTCGCGGAACAGGTGTCCGCGGCCTTCCCCGGCCGGGTGCACACCGTGGGCGAGGGCGACACCTTCACCGCCGCCGGCTTCGACGTCCAGGTGCACGGCCAGCTGCACGCCGTGATCCACCCGGACATCCCGCGGATCACCAACGTCGGCTATCTCGTGGACGGCACCGTCTTCCACCCCGGCGACGCGCTGACCCTCCCCGGGCAGCCCGTGGACACGCTGATGGTGCCGGTCATGGCCCCGTGGAACAAGGTCGGCGAGATCATCGACTATCTGCGGGAGGTCCGCCCCCGGCGGGCGATCGACATCCACGACGCGCTGCTCACCGACCTCGCCCGGCCGGTCTACGACCGGATGCTGGGCCCGGCCGGACCGGGCGTCGGCACCGACCACGCCCGGCTGGCGCCGGGGGAGACCGTCGAGCTCTGA
- a CDS encoding SGNH/GDSL hydrolase family protein, translated as MLLRTQLGGRPHGRHRRWTVAGAVAAGAACAVVAATTPALAAPPRPGREPLPLERLFDNAAAGDDARPGEGDFDGAGNSLSAQDLAAAGWTPGRVLTVDRTRLTWPRPAPGRPDNVRAAGQAVRLTGRGEALSFLVAGSTKGAPGPDVTGTGVIHYRDGSRATYRLSAPDWRRGPLTTKAVGLPRLRTPGGPRAETTRLYAVTVPVAPGREVASVTLPEDPGPDTDLHVFSMALRGPTYGWTGSWAASPSGYAAVAWTDRTLRLVVHSSVGGPVTRLRFENTFAQRPVRIGHATVAVQGKGAAAAGRPRALTFGGGAGTDIPAGAQMFSDPLGFRVPEDANLLVSIHLPGTVKAVPVHSYTAQVSYLTADGGGDRTAERGGGAYTATLDRWPLLTGVDVTGGPGSVVTLGDSITDGERSTPGANGRWPDLLARRLRGQHEVPRFGVLNHGISGNRVVTDRYPGNGTSTIMSGVSAGHRLERDVLAQTSARTVIVFEGVNDIRSGTTAAQVIAELRSIAARAHERGMRVVAATIAPCGGFYDCTETAEAHRTAINTHIRQNAGTYDAVFDFDAAIRDPEHPERMLPAYDGGDHLHPNDAGMRAFSDSVVLRDLV; from the coding sequence ATGCTCCTGAGAACGCAGCTCGGCGGCAGACCTCACGGACGGCACAGACGGTGGACGGTGGCGGGCGCCGTCGCGGCGGGCGCGGCGTGTGCCGTGGTCGCCGCGACCACCCCGGCGCTCGCCGCGCCACCACGACCCGGCAGAGAGCCGCTCCCCCTGGAGCGGCTCTTCGACAATGCGGCGGCCGGCGACGACGCCCGCCCCGGCGAGGGGGACTTCGACGGGGCGGGCAACTCCCTGTCCGCCCAGGACCTCGCGGCCGCGGGCTGGACCCCCGGCCGGGTGCTGACCGTCGACCGGACCCGGCTGACCTGGCCGCGCCCGGCGCCCGGCCGCCCCGACAACGTCCGGGCGGCCGGCCAGGCGGTGCGGCTCACCGGCCGCGGCGAGGCCCTCTCCTTCCTCGTCGCGGGGAGCACCAAGGGCGCGCCGGGCCCGGACGTCACCGGCACCGGCGTGATCCATTACCGCGACGGCTCCCGCGCCACGTACCGGCTGAGCGCCCCGGACTGGCGGCGCGGGCCGCTGACGACGAAGGCGGTCGGCCTGCCCCGGCTGCGCACCCCCGGCGGGCCGCGCGCGGAGACCACCCGGCTCTACGCGGTGACCGTGCCTGTCGCGCCGGGCCGGGAGGTGGCGTCGGTGACGCTGCCGGAGGACCCGGGGCCGGACACCGACCTGCACGTGTTCTCCATGGCGCTGCGGGGTCCCACGTACGGGTGGACCGGGAGCTGGGCGGCGTCCCCTTCGGGTTACGCGGCGGTGGCCTGGACCGACCGGACGCTGCGGCTCGTGGTGCACAGCAGCGTGGGCGGCCCGGTGACCAGGCTCCGGTTCGAGAACACCTTCGCGCAGCGTCCGGTCAGGATCGGGCACGCCACGGTGGCCGTCCAGGGCAAGGGCGCCGCGGCGGCCGGCCGGCCCAGGGCGCTGACCTTCGGCGGCGGGGCGGGTACGGACATCCCGGCGGGGGCGCAGATGTTCAGCGACCCGCTGGGGTTCCGGGTGCCGGAGGACGCCAATCTGCTGGTGAGCATCCATCTGCCGGGGACCGTGAAGGCGGTGCCCGTGCACAGCTACACCGCCCAGGTGTCCTATCTGACGGCCGACGGCGGCGGTGACCGCACGGCCGAGCGGGGCGGCGGCGCGTACACCGCGACGCTCGACCGCTGGCCGCTGCTGACCGGCGTGGACGTCACCGGCGGGCCGGGCTCCGTGGTGACGCTCGGCGACTCGATCACGGACGGCGAACGGTCCACGCCGGGGGCCAACGGGCGCTGGCCGGACCTGCTGGCGCGGCGGCTGCGCGGGCAGCACGAGGTGCCCCGGTTCGGGGTGCTCAACCACGGGATCTCCGGGAACCGGGTGGTGACCGACCGCTACCCGGGCAACGGGACCAGCACCATCATGAGCGGCGTCAGCGCGGGCCACCGGCTGGAGCGGGACGTGCTGGCGCAGACGTCGGCCCGCACGGTCATCGTCTTCGAGGGGGTCAACGACATCCGGTCCGGGACCACGGCCGCGCAGGTGATCGCCGAGCTGCGGTCGATCGCGGCGCGGGCGCACGAGCGCGGCATGCGGGTGGTCGCCGCGACCATCGCGCCGTGCGGCGGGTTCTACGACTGCACGGAGACGGCGGAGGCCCACCGCACCGCCATCAACACGCACATCCGGCAGAACGCGGGGACGTACGACGCGGTGTTCGACTTCGACGCCGCCATCCGCGACCCGGAGCACCCCGAGCGGATGCTCCCGGCCTACGACGGCGGCGACCACCTGCACCCGAACGACGCGGGCATGCGCGCCTTCAGCGACTCGGTCGTCCTGCGCGACCTCGTCTGA
- a CDS encoding GntR family transcriptional regulator: MGDSRPVYQRIADDLRRRIDEGGLAVGDRIPSRSELKRAYAASDQTVDRAVRVLKAAGYAEGQFGRGVFVTDRVPLGSLLRSTGAVDSPFAARMTARDTVLTWEASSSEVCVPERIADRLRIGPGERVLCTQYEYLANRHPVQLATSWEPLAITEGTDVVLPERGPYARRGVRGRLAAIGIRVVRAQELVGSRPATTPEAEALGCAAGQCVTVVERTHFDGDGRAVETSDIVVRADRWRLEYDIPFTS, from the coding sequence GTGGGCGACAGCAGGCCCGTCTACCAGCGCATCGCGGACGATCTGCGCCGCCGCATCGACGAGGGCGGACTCGCCGTGGGGGACCGCATCCCGTCCCGGTCGGAGCTCAAGCGCGCCTACGCGGCCAGCGACCAGACCGTGGACCGGGCGGTGCGCGTCCTGAAGGCCGCCGGATACGCGGAAGGCCAGTTCGGGCGGGGCGTGTTCGTCACCGACCGGGTGCCCCTCGGCAGCCTGCTGCGCTCCACCGGCGCGGTCGACTCCCCCTTCGCCGCCCGGATGACGGCCCGGGACACGGTGCTGACGTGGGAGGCGTCCTCCAGCGAGGTCTGCGTCCCGGAGCGGATCGCCGACCGGCTGCGGATCGGCCCGGGCGAGCGGGTGCTCTGCACCCAGTACGAGTACCTGGCCAACCGCCACCCCGTCCAGCTCGCCACCAGCTGGGAGCCGCTGGCCATCACCGAGGGCACGGACGTGGTCCTGCCCGAGCGCGGGCCCTACGCCAGGCGCGGGGTGCGCGGGCGGCTGGCGGCCATCGGCATCCGGGTCGTCCGGGCGCAGGAGCTGGTCGGCTCACGGCCGGCGACCACCCCGGAGGCCGAGGCGCTCGGCTGCGCGGCCGGGCAGTGCGTCACGGTCGTCGAGCGCACCCACTTCGACGGCGACGGCCGGGCGGTGGAGACCTCCGACATCGTCGTACGGGCCGACCGCTGGCGGCTGGAGTACGACATCCCCTTCACCAGCTGA
- a CDS encoding amino acid ABC transporter permease — MNVLTDNFSLYGEGLLGTVELTVYASLLALVVGFLMASFRVAPVGSLRVFGTVWVTVLRNTPLTLLFFAVLLGLPRFGVVLPFQLFAVLALGCYTSAFICEAVRSGINTVPTGQGEAARSLGMTFGQTLGDIILPQAFRSVIPPVGSTLIALAKNSAIAGSFSVTELLGTYKTLNELGYSIIWTFIWIAVGYLIVTLTISAVFNVLEKRWGVPR, encoded by the coding sequence GTGAACGTACTCACCGACAACTTCTCCCTGTACGGCGAAGGGCTGCTCGGCACCGTCGAACTCACCGTCTACGCCTCGCTGCTGGCGCTCGTCGTCGGCTTCCTCATGGCCTCCTTCCGGGTCGCCCCGGTCGGCTCGCTGCGCGTCTTCGGCACGGTGTGGGTGACGGTGCTCCGCAACACCCCGCTCACCCTGCTGTTCTTCGCCGTCCTGCTGGGCCTGCCGCGCTTCGGCGTGGTGCTGCCCTTCCAGCTCTTCGCGGTCCTCGCCCTCGGCTGCTACACCTCGGCCTTCATCTGCGAGGCCGTCCGCTCCGGCATCAACACCGTGCCCACCGGCCAGGGCGAGGCGGCCCGCAGCCTCGGCATGACCTTCGGGCAGACGCTGGGCGACATCATCCTGCCGCAGGCCTTCCGCTCCGTGATCCCGCCGGTCGGCTCCACGCTGATCGCGCTCGCCAAGAACTCGGCGATCGCCGGGTCGTTCAGCGTCACCGAGCTCCTCGGCACCTACAAGACCCTCAACGAGCTGGGCTACAGCATCATCTGGACCTTCATCTGGATCGCCGTCGGCTATCTGATCGTGACCCTGACCATCAGCGCGGTCTTCAACGTGCTGGAGAAGCGCTGGGGAGTGCCCCGGTGA